In one window of Lacticaseibacillus casei DSM 20011 = JCM 1134 = ATCC 393 DNA:
- a CDS encoding cation transporter gives MQPLSITKKHDMTAALRVEYFSTAWMAFEFIIGLWSGLQAGSILLIAFGLDSFLEIISGATLIWRLKKENSGAPAAVVAEAERRSSLVVGSVLLLLSLYVIGVSGFNLVTHAAAESSFSGIGIAIASVLLMPILTLKKRHLGQKLASAALVEDGMCNITCAYMAATVLLGSLLTWLLNWWWADSVAALILVYFVASEGWESLQTGLDRD, from the coding sequence ATGCAGCCACTTTCCATTACGAAAAAGCATGATATGACCGCAGCCCTTCGGGTTGAATACTTCTCGACGGCTTGGATGGCTTTTGAATTCATCATCGGTTTATGGTCAGGTCTTCAAGCCGGTTCGATTCTATTAATCGCGTTTGGGCTAGATAGTTTTCTTGAAATCATTTCAGGAGCAACCTTAATCTGGCGACTTAAAAAAGAAAACAGCGGCGCACCCGCAGCCGTTGTAGCCGAGGCTGAACGGCGCTCGAGTCTTGTGGTCGGCAGCGTTTTGCTACTGCTGAGTCTTTATGTGATCGGTGTTTCCGGCTTCAACCTTGTGACCCATGCTGCGGCCGAAAGCAGCTTTAGCGGGATTGGAATTGCCATTGCCTCTGTGTTGTTGATGCCGATTCTGACGTTGAAAAAACGCCATCTTGGCCAAAAGCTGGCTTCTGCAGCATTAGTCGAAGACGGCATGTGCAACATCACCTGTGCGTATATGGCCGCTACGGTTTTGCTTGGCAGTTTGTTAACCTGGCTGCTTAATTGGTGGTGGGCTGATTCAGTGGCTGCCTTGATTCTGGTTTACTTTGTTGCGAGTGAAGGTTGGGAAAGCCTACAAACGGGATTAGACCGTGATTGA